Proteins from a single region of Salvelinus sp. IW2-2015 linkage group LG4p, ASM291031v2, whole genome shotgun sequence:
- the LOC111960458 gene encoding putative uncharacterized protein DDB_G0292636 isoform X1, translating to MDFDLASAVGKDDQVKKDDASGQEQNALFGWGKKKDKDGDKCVSKDKSKDHDKSKDRKDHDKSKDCKDHDKSKDHKEDKDKSKEHKDKKHGDKKDKGHKKKDKKPKEHKGKDDGSSSSSSSSDEDECKKKHH from the exons ATGGATTTCGATTTGGCTTCAG CTGTGGGTAAAGATGATCAGGTGAAAAAGGATGATGCCTCTGGCCAGGAACAGAATGCCCTATTTGGATGGGGGAAGAAGAAGGACAAAGATGGGGATAAG TGTGTGTCCAAGGACAAATCAAAGGACCATGACAAATCGAAGGACCGTAAGGACCATGACAAATCGAAGGACTGTAAGGACCATGACAAATCAAAGGACCATAAGGAGGATAAAGACAAGTCTAAGGAACATAAAGACAAGAAACATGGTGACAAGAAGGACAAAGGTCATAAGAAGAAAGACAAGAAGCCCAAGGAGCATAAGGGCAAAGATGATGGGTCATCATCTTCCTCGTCCAGCAGCGATGAG GATGAATGCAAGAAGAAACATCACTGA
- the LOC111960458 gene encoding uncharacterized protein isoform X2, producing MDFDLASAVGKDDQVKKDDASGQEQNALFGWGKKKDKDGDKDKSKDHDKSKDRKDHDKSKDCKDHDKSKDHKEDKDKSKEHKDKKHGDKKDKGHKKKDKKPKEHKGKDDGSSSSSSSSDEDECKKKHH from the exons ATGGATTTCGATTTGGCTTCAG CTGTGGGTAAAGATGATCAGGTGAAAAAGGATGATGCCTCTGGCCAGGAACAGAATGCCCTATTTGGATGGGGGAAGAAGAAGGACAAAGATGGGGATAAG GACAAATCAAAGGACCATGACAAATCGAAGGACCGTAAGGACCATGACAAATCGAAGGACTGTAAGGACCATGACAAATCAAAGGACCATAAGGAGGATAAAGACAAGTCTAAGGAACATAAAGACAAGAAACATGGTGACAAGAAGGACAAAGGTCATAAGAAGAAAGACAAGAAGCCCAAGGAGCATAAGGGCAAAGATGATGGGTCATCATCTTCCTCGTCCAGCAGCGATGAG GATGAATGCAAGAAGAAACATCACTGA
- the LOC111960477 gene encoding uncharacterized protein, which yields MKRKMKKKMKKDSXSSSSSSSSPSSSSSSSDNEEEKEKKKTKTMKKKKDSSSSSSSSDSSSSSSSDSDKDKKKKKKKKKKKQKKKDFGCSSDNEADKNKEQGEEGDGQGKDEYXCSADVSAAGEEGAGLEGTLGQKSGQGKKKEDEKKKDKNNKRDKKKDKCKKGKGKEGGASAEWICGGDFPEGMEAGNMSDDERDGGKKKEKEKKKKLKKKRKNFGCSSSXSSSDSSSSSDSEDDKKKDSSSSSSSSYSDSEEEKKKKDSSSSSSDSSSSSSTDSDDDEEEEKEDEKGFQL from the exons atgaagaggaagatgaagaagaagatgaagaaa GATTCCAMctcctcttcttcatcttccaGCTCACcatcctcttcatcatcctcgTCAGAcaatgaggaggagaaggagaaaaagaagaCGAAGACCATGAAGAAGAAAAAG GATTCCAGCTCCTCATCTTCATCCTCTGATAGCTCGTCATCCTCCTCATCGGACAGCGACaaggacaagaagaagaagaagaaaaagaagaagaagaagcaaaaGAAAAAG GATTTTGGCTGTTCCTCCGACAACGAGGCAGACAAAAATaag gaacagggagaagagggagacggACAGGGCAAGGATGAGTACAYCTGTTCTGCTGACGTTTCAGCAGCTG GCGAGGAGGGCGCCGGACTGGAGGGCACCCTGGGACAGAAATCAGGTCAAGGAAAAAAGAAGGAAGATGAGAAGAAGAAAGACAAGAATAACAAGAGAGACAAAAAAAAGGACAAG TGCAAGAAAGGCAAAGGAAAGGAGGGTGGTGCATCAGCTGAATGGATTT GTGGTGGAGATTTTCCTGAAGGGATGGAAGCTGGAAATATGAGTGATGACGAGAGAGACGGAggcaagaagaaagagaaagaaaagaagaagaagttGAAGAAAAAGAGGAAG AACTTTGGCTGTTCATCATCCTKTTCATCCTCGGATAGCTCTTCCTCTTCAGACAGCGAAGACGACAAAAAGAAG GATTCCagttcttcatcttcctcctcctattCTGATAGCGAGGAGGAAAAGAAAAAGAAG GATTCTAGTTCTTCATCCTCTGACagctcctcatcttcctccactGACAGTGATGacgatgaagaagaagaaaaagaagatgaAAAAG GATTCCAGCTTTGA